The genome window tacaaccacatctctctctcctctctgccGTGCCCCATTTCTCCCCTGTCAGATTAAAATAAGCCTCAACACTTCGAAAATTGTAAATTGAGATGTAAATTTCATTTTCGCATCTCAAAGTAGCATCTCTCCAGTGTAAATGCCCTTGTGTCTCGTATTAGAGATGCTATTAGAAAATTATCGTAACTTGAAATTGCCTTCGAAAGATTCTTGACCGAGTTAGTTATTAATGATGTATGACCATTTTGtttgatttggaaagaaaaagttATGGACAACTTTACGGAAACTATGGACACATTTACGAAAGTTTTATATTTTCATATTCACAAAGTTTTCTCAAGCCTGTCATATTTTTTGGTTTAAGATGGCATGAAAATAGATTATAGCCCTAAGTATATGCAAGGTATCACCCTACACCCCATCGTATTTCGCAAGAAACACAACTTTTATTAAACACAATACTGCACATGGGACATAACCACAGCTGATGCGATCTGTGTTTGTTGGTTTAATACACACGATTCAATGAAACTAAAATACTTaaagaaaaaggggaaaaaacaAACGAAAAACTTGTGATGAAAATTAATGCCACTTTCGTAGGGAACTCGATTGCATTTAGAGCATGCAACAAGCCTTTTAAACCCATAGGTGACCCGTATGGGACGAGTGAAGTCTCGTGAGGGTTTCCAGAGACGTTACCCACAAACATCACGTGATAATTTGATCAACGAGGCCCAACGGCAGTAAGGAGAGCCGCTACTCCATTGACGTCAGGGTTGGCATCCTTTGCACAGAGGACAGCGTCTACACCTTGCACATAGGTTGGCGTTACATAGAGCTTGCTCTGCACATGGCGAAATCGAAAGACCACTTGTGTGGGGGTAGTTGGTCCGACATTCTCAGACTCGAACAAAGTGCAATTTTCATCGGTAACAGTTTCGTTTGGTGCATCAGCGGTGGCCACGATCTTAAATGGCGGTCCAGTTTGACCCGGCGCCCTTACGAAGTATTTGCCGTTTCCATTGTACTTGACATGCACGTCTCCAGGTTTTTGTCCATTCTCCGTTGCGAAAATTGGGGTAGATTCCTGTCCTGTGAATCGGAGAACCCCGTCTGCTCCGCAGCACAAGTAACGGTGGTTGCTGTTAGATTTCAATGCAAAAGGGTTTGGTAGGATTGCTGTCATGTTGAATGGGATGATAACGCTCACttgtctacttttttttttccttctctttctcgTGTGATTtacttgctccataggttctaACCTGCTACCCTATTTATAATACGGATACGCCCATACCATCTTTGTCTATTCACATTATTTGTTCACACTAATGGTTTCGTAAAGaaggtgtttttatttttatttatttttggattaTGGGAGTGTAGGTACTGTTCATAGTCATTAACTAATATTTCTCACTGTTTTTGCTTTCAGCAAAATAATACAATTATCAGTAGTTCTAAGTCTTTAATTAATACAGAAGAGTCCTATTGTTATTAAAGATAactaactaaaaaaattatttttttgtcatcGCATGTGCAGTTAGTAATAACCCGTTACTTATGCTAGACTTAAATAGGTTTCGGTGGCAATTGGTTTCTTTAACTAGAATAATTTATTTCCAAGTCAAAGTGGAAGAACCACATCAAATTGCGAAACAACTCTCTCCTCATCTAAGCAGCTTGAGCTTTCTACACTTACTCCATTTGCAACGCGCAGCCCAGCAAGTGAGGggaatttgtggagcaaaaaataatcccaaaaatcaagGACGCAACCCATGGACTTTTTCTCAATAAATACGAGATTGCCCTCTTTAAATGGGAAGACATACGCCCACGCACACCTTAGCATCCCTGGAAGTTCAAGCAGCGAACTAAGACAACTGAAAGCTCCCAGCTCTTGTCAAGGAAAAATCAAGGGCATTAAAGACTAGATTAAATAATAAATCTTATCTTTAATACCATCCCAATTGAAGACAACTATATCAAGTAAGGAATCTCGGTCACAATCAGAGTTGTTTAACGAGGTATATATTTATTCGCGATTTTTTCAACAACTGAGTTGTTTAATTTGCTGAAGTCATTGAACTGACGCCAGATTGATTTACTAGCTGATCTCATTGCACGGCTTTAACTACTGTGGGGACAATTTCTGCAGGTAACCGAAATACACAATGTGGATGGAAAATGAACTCTTAAGCCCAGACCATATTTCCCTATTCACATTCGGTGTTCACGCATATGGTTTCGTAAATAaggtctttttattttttattttttggattatttGAGTGTAGTCACTGTTCTGAGTCTTTAACTAATATTTCTCactgttttttctttcaaaaaaataatataatctcAGTAGGTCTTAGTCTTTAATTAATACAGAAGAGTCCTATTGTTATTAAAGataactaattaaaaaattaatttttgtgaTTGCGTCTATAATTTTTAATAACCCTCTACTTATGGTTTCGTGAATAagctgtttttatttttttattttttggattattGGAGTGTAGTCACGGTTCTGAGTCTTTAACTAATATTTCTcacttttttttcattcaacaaaataataaaattctcAGTAGTTCGAAGTCTTTAATTAATACAGAAGAGTCCTATTGTTATTAAAGataactaattaaaaaattaatttttgtgaTTGCATCTATAATTTGTAATAACCCTCTACTTGTGGTAGACTTAAATAGGTTTTGGGGGCAACTGGCCCTCTTGAATACtaaatcttatcttatcattaATACAAGATTAAATACTAAATCTGATCTTTAATACCATCCCAATTGAAGACAACcatatctaagtgcgatagtcaagctttattgtacttagctaaATGCACTAGATCCTACACCTCCTTCGCTGTTGATCTTTCGGCAAGATATAGTAATGCATCGACACACAGATACTGGACTCGGGTTAAGGACATCTtttgttaccttaagggtactatggATCTGGGCCTTCTCTATTCCTacggatcctcgagtgatgtcGCACTCCCTTATCTTGAGTTGATACTCGCCTTGTTAGTTATGCCGATGTAGGATACTTGTCTGATCCGCAATAGTTGCGCTCTTAAACAGGTTATGTATTTACCGTTGAGGCACTACAATATCTTAGAGATCAAcaaaacagaccttagttgccacttcgtctcaCCATggtgaaattctcgccttacacgAAGCTACTCGGGAAAGTTTTTGGTTGAGAAtagttgtgggccatattcgaagctcctacGATCTTTACCCTGTCGTTGAAGTGCCAACGACGATCTATGAAGATAAAGCAACATGTATTGAACAGCTTAAGTAAgattacatcaaaggagacaacgcCAAGCACATTGCGCAGAAATTCTTCTTCTTAAATCAACAGCAAAAACATCCGAAGATTAAAGTCACGCAAATTCATTCACAAGataaatcactaccgaaggcgacgtttcaaaagcttgttcaaggaataggTATGTGTAAACTTTCggagttgtaacattgttagttctctttggaattatgtcgaACTCAGGGGGTGTAACCTGAAGTACACTTGCTTgatcttagggctggtttggtattgttgtgctttgaaaaaaaagctgcttCTGTTGTGCTGGGAGAATAAGCGactgtgaaataaagctgtagagtatttggtaaacgtttttgtaaaaatgtttgtgaaaaaaaaaatagcagtattatagtgtttggtaaacttttatgtaaaacaaatgtgaaaaaaagccggtttttgaaagctgggttttgcagctccttgtttttcgtttttttcacccaaaactgtgaaaaaaagctgaagctgaatgtttaccaaacacaaaaaaagctccaagctttttttcataccagcttttttttttaatcacctcaGTCCCAAAATGCACCTTAATGTAGTCtttttcctatgattaggagcattaTTCCCACTGCGTTTTTGCTATCTAACcaggttttgacgaggcacccaccttgagTTCATCATATCCCAGATGACATCTCGAAGAcatttcatttgactttgcattactcATGCATTTCTCCTTTGACTATGGGTTTGTCCCTACCTAGCTTTTACCATAgccattgggttttttttttttttttttttgagacttAGTTCCACATGCAAGTTCCTACTTTACTTTGTGACTAGCGTGTTCTCAGAAtcagtgccgacgagtcgacttcctctaCTCTACATGATCCCGAATCTAATAGAGTATTTAAACACCCAAGGGGAAGTGTTATAAACCATGTATGTAAGTtagattgtgtaaatcctagatttgatttgatactaGTTATTCTTCTCTAATGAGACTTGTATTcgttggaggagaaggattctTCCCTcacttattactataaataaaggcactggttagggggaataacacatcctctacacaaccctacaaccacatctctctctcctctctgccGTGCCCCATTTCTCCCTTGTCAGATTAAAATAAGCCTCAAGACTTCGAAAATTGTAAATTGAGATGTAAATTTCATTTTCGCATCTCAAAGTAGCATCTCTCCAGTGTAAATGCCCTTGTGTCTCGTATTAGAGATGCTATTAGAAAATTATCGTAACTTGAAATTGCCTTCGAAAGATTCTTGACCGAGTTAGTTATTAATGATGTATGACCATTTTGtttgatttggaaagaaaaagttATGGACAACTTTACGGAAACTATGGACACATTTACGAAAGTTTTATATTTTCATATTCACAAAGTTTTCTCAAGCCTGTCATATTTTTTGGTTTCAGATGGCATGAAAATAGATTATAGCCCTAAGTATATGCAAGGTATCACCCTACACCCCATCGTATTTCGCAAGAAACACAACTTTTATTGAACACAATACTGCACATGGGACATAACCACAGCTGATGCGATCTGTGTTTGTTGGTTTAATACACACGATTCAATGAAACTAAAATACTTAAAGataaaggggaaaaaaaaaaacgaaaaacttGTGATGAAAATTAATGCCACTTTCGTAGGGAACTCGATTGCATTTAGAGCATGCAACAAGCCTTTTAAACCCATAGGTGACCCGTATGGGACGAGTGAAGTCTCGTGAGGGTTTCCAGAGACGTTACCCACAAACATCACGTGGTAATTTGATCAACGAGGCCCAACGGCAGTAAGGAGATCCGCTACTCCATTGACGTCAGGGTTGGCATCCTTTGCACAGAGGACAGCGTCTACACCTTGCACATAGGTTGGCGTTACATAGAGCTTGCTCTGCACATGGCGAAATCGAAAGACCACTTGTGTGGGGGTAGTTGGTCCGACATTCTCAGACTCGAACAAAGTGCAATTTTCATCGGTAACGGTTTCGTTTGGTGCATCAGCGGTGGCCACGATCTTAAATGGCGGTCCAGTTTGACCCGGCGCCCTTACGAAGTATTTGCCGTTTCCATTGTACTTGACATGCACGTCTCCAGGTTTTTGTCCATTCTCCGTTGCGAAAATTGGGGTAGATTCCTGTCCTGTGAATCGGAGAACCCCGTCTGCTCCGCAGCACAAGTAACGGTGGTTGCTGTTAGATTTCAATGCAAAAGGGTTTGGTAGGATTGCTGTCATGTTGAATGGGATGATAACGCTCACttgtctacttttttttttccttttctttctcgtGTGATTtacttgctccataggttctaACCTGCTACCCTATTTATAATACGGATAAGCCCATACCATCTTTGTCTATTCACATTATTTGTTCACACTAATGGTTTCGTAAATaaggtgtttttatttttatttatttttggattaTGGGAGTGTAGGTACTGTTCATAGTCATTAACTAATATTTCTCACTGTTTTTGCTTTCTGCAAAATAATACAATTCTCAGTAGTTCTAAGTCTTTAATTAATACAGAAGAGTCCTATTGTTATTAAAGATAactaactaaaaaaattatttttttgtcattgcATGTGCAGTTAGTAATAACCCGTTACTTATGCTAGACTTAAATAGGTTTCGGTGGCAATTGGTTTCTTTAACTAGAATAATTTATTTCCGAGTCAAAGTGGAAGAACCACATCAAATTGCGAAACAACTCTCTCCTCATCTAAGCAGCTTGAGCTTTCTACACTTACTCCATTTGCAACGCGCAGCCCAGCAAGTGAGGggaatttgtggagcaaaaaataatcccaaaaatcaagGACCCAACCCATGGACTTTTTCTCAATAAATACGAGATTGCCCTCTTTAAATGGGAAGACATACGCCCACGCACACCTTAGCATCCCTGGAAGTTCAAGCAGCGAACTAAGACTACTGAAAGCTCCCAGCTCTTGTCATGGAAAAATCAAGGGCATTAAAGACTAGATTAAATAATAAATCTTATCTTTAATACCATCCCAATTGAAGACAACTGTATCAAGTACGGAATCTCGGTCACAATCAGAGTTGTTTAACGAGGTATATATTTATTCGCGATTTTTTCAACAACTGAGTTGTTTAATTTGCTGAAGTCATTGAACTGACGCCAGATTGATTTACTAGCTGATCTCATTGCACGGCTTTAACTACTGTGGGGACAATTTCTGCAGGTAACCGAAATACACAATGTGGATGGAAAATGAACTCTTAAGGCCAGACCATATTTCCCTATTCACATTCTGTGTTCACGCATATGGTTTCGTAAATAaggtctttttattttttattttttggattattGGAGTGTAGTCACTGTTCTGAGTCTTTAACTAATATTTCTCActgttttttctttgaaaaaaatagTATAATCTCAGTACGTCTTAGTCTTTAATTAATACAGAAGAGTCCTATTGTTATTAAAGataactaattaaaaaattaatttttgtgaTTGCATCTATAATTTTTAATAACCCTCTACTTATGGTTTCGTGAATAagctgtttttatttttttttattttttggattattGGAGTGTAGTCACGGTTCTGAGTCTTTAACTAATATTTCTcacttttttttcattcaacaaAATAATACAATTCTCAGTAGTTCGAAGTCTTTAATTAATACAGAAGAGTCCTATTGTTATTAAAGataactaattaaaaaattaatttttgtgaTTGCATCTATAATTTGTAATAACCCCTACTTGTGGTAGACTTAAATAGGTTTTGGGGGCAACTGGCCCTCTTCAATACTAAATCATATCTTATCATCAATACAAGATTAAATACTAAATCTGATCTGTAATACCATCCCAATTGAAGACAACcatatctaagtgcgatagtcaagctttattgtacttagctaaATGCACTAGATCTTACACCTCCTTCGCTGTTGATCTTTCGGCAAGATATAGTAATGCATCGACACACAGATACCGGACTCGGGTTAAGGACATCtttcgttaccttaagggtactatggATCTGGGCCTGTTCTATTCCTacggatcctcgagtgatgtcGCACTCCCTTATCTtgagttgattctcgccttgttagTTATGCCGATGTAGGATACTTGTCTGATCCGCAATAGTTGCGCTCTTAAACAGGTTATGTATTTACCGTTAAGGCACTACAATATCTTAGAgatcaactaaacagaccttagttgccacttcgtcccACCATggtgaaattctcgccttacacgAAGCTACTCGGGAATGTTTTTGGCTGAGAAtagttgtgggccatattcgaagctcctacGATCTTTACCCTGTCGTTGAAGTGCCAACGACGATCTATGAAGATAAAGCAACATGTATTGAACAACTTAagtagggttacatcaaaggagataaCGCCAAGCACATTGCGTAGAAATTCTTCTTCTTAAATCAACAGCAAAAACATCTGAAGATTAAAGTCACGCAAATTCATTCACAAGataaatcactaccgaaggcgacgtttcaaaagcttgttcaaggaataggTATGTGTAAACTTTCggagttgtaacattgttagttctctttggaattatgttgAACTCAGGGGGTGTAAcctgaagtatacttgcttgatcttagggctggtttggtattgttgtgctttgaaaaaaaagctgcttctgttgtgctgtgagaataagcgactgtgaaataaagctgtagagtatttggtaaacgtttttgtaaaaatgtttgtgaaaaaaaaaatagcagtattatagtgtttggtaaacttttatgtaaaacagatgtgaaaaaaagccggtttttgaaagctgggttttgcagctccttgtttttcgtttttttcacccaaaacttcgaaaaaaaactgaagctgaatgtttaccaaacacaaaaaaagctccaagctttttttcataccagcttttttttttaatcacctcaGTCCCAAAATGCACCTTAATGTAGTCtttttcctatgattaggagGATTATTCCCACTGCGTTTTTGCTATCTAACcaggttttgacgaggcacccaccttgagTTGATCATATCCCAGATGACATCTCGAAGAcatttcatttgactttgcattactcACGCATTTCTCCTTTGACTATGGGTTTGTCCCTACTTAGCTTTTACCATAgccattgggttttttttttttttttttttttttttttttttttttttgagacttAGTTCCACATGCAAGTTCCTACTTTACTTTGTGACTAGCGTGTTCTCAGAAtcagtgccgacgagtcgacttcctctaCTCTACATGATCCCGAATCTAATAGAGTATTTAAACACCCAAGGGGAAGTGTTATAAACCATGTATGTAAGTtagattgtgtaaatcctagatttgatttgatactaGTTATTCTTCTCTAATGAGACTTGTATTcgttggaggagaaggattctTCCCTcacttattactataaataaaggcactggttagggggaataacacatcctctacacaaccctaaAACCACATCTCTCTCACCTCTCTGCCGTGCCCCCTTTCTCCCCTGTCAGATTAAAATAAGCCTCAACACTTCGAAAATTGTAAATTGAGATGTAAATTTCATTTTCGCATCTCAAAGTAGCATCTCTCCAGTGTAAATGCCCTTGTGTCTCGTACTAGAGATGCTATTAGAAAATTATCGTAACTTGAAATTGCCTTCGAAAGATTCTTGACCGAGTTAGTTATTAATGCTGTATGACCATTTTGtttgatttggaaagaaaaagttATGGACAACTTTACGGAAACTATGGACACATTTACGAAAGTTTTATATTTTCATATTCACAAAGTTTTCTCAAGCCTGTCATATTTTTTGGTTTAAGATGGCATGAAAATAGATTATAGCCCTAAGTATATGCAAGGTATCACCCTACACCCCATCGTATTTCGCAAGAAACAAAACTTTTATTGAACACAATACTGCACATGGGACATAACCACAGCTGATGCGATCTGTGTTTGTTGGTTTAATACACACGATTCAATGAAACTAAAATACTTaaagaaaaaggggaaaaaaaaaacgaaaaacttGTGATGAAAATTAATGCCACTTTCGTAGGGAACTCGATTGCATTTAGAGCATGCAACAAGCCTTTTAAACCCATAGGTGACCCGTATGGGACGAGTGAAGTCTCGTGAGGGTTTCCAGAGACGTTACCCACAAACATCACGTGGTAATTTGATCAACGAGGCCCAACGGCAGTAAGGAGATCCGCTACTCCATTGACGTCAGGGTTGGCATCCTTTGCACAGAGGACAGCGTCTACACCTTGCACATAGGTTGGCGTTACATAGAGCTTGCTCTGCACATGGCGAAATCGAAAGACCACTTGTGTGGGGGTAGTTGGTCCGACATTCTCAGACTCGAACAAAGTGCAATTTTCATCGGTAACGGTTTCGTTTGGTGCATCAGCGGTGGCCACGATCTTAAATGGCGGTCCAGTTTGACCCGGCGCCCTTACGAAGTATTTGCCGTTTCCATTGTACTTGACATGCACGTCTCCAGGTTTTTGTCCATTCTCCGTTGCGAAAATTGGGGTAGATTCCTGTCCTGTGAATCGGAGAACCCCGTCTGCTCCGCAGCACAAGTAACGGTGGTTGCTGTTAGATTTCAATGCAAAAGGGTTTGGTAGGATTGCTGTCATGTTGAATGGGATGATAACGCTCACTtgtctactttttttttccttctctttctcgTGTGATTtacttgctccataggttctaACCTGCTACCCTATTTATAATACGGATAAGCCCATACCATCTTTGTCTATTCACATTATTTGTTCACACTAATGGTTTCGTAaataaggtttttttatttttatttatttttggattaTGGGAGTGTAGGTACTGTTCATAGTCATTAACTAATATTTCTCACTGTTTTTGCTTTCAGCAAAATAATACAATTCCCAGTAGTTCTAAGTCTTTAATTAATACAGAAGAGTCCTATTGTTATTAAAGATAACTaactaaaaaaattacttttttgTCATTGCATGTGCAGTTAGTAATAACCCGTTACTTATGCTAGACTTAAATAGGTTTCGGTGGCCATTG of Malus sylvestris chromosome 6, drMalSylv7.2, whole genome shotgun sequence contains these proteins:
- the LOC126627445 gene encoding uncharacterized protein LOC126627445 isoform X5; the protein is MTAILPNPFALKSNSNHRYLCCGADGVLRFTGQESTPIFATENGQKPGDVHVKYNGNGKYFVRAPGQTGPPFKIVATADAPNETVTDENCTLFESENVGPTTPTQVVFRFRHVQSKLYVTPTYVQGLDAVLCAKDANPDVNGVADLLTAVGPR
- the LOC126627445 gene encoding uncharacterized protein LOC126627445 isoform X3, with protein sequence MTAILPNPFALKSNSNHRYLCCGADGVLRFTGQESTPIFATENGQKPGDVHVKYNGNGKYFVRAPGQTGPPFKIVATADAPNETVTDENCTLFESENVGPTTPTQVVFRFRHVQSKLYVTPTYVQGLDAVLCAKDANPDVNGVADLLTAVGPR